In Alkalimarinus alittae, the DNA window GCATTACTAGACCGACTTTTACATCATGCCCACATCGAACAAATATCAGGAGAGAGTTATCGTTTAAAGGCAAAGAAAGCCGCAGGCATAGTGCCGGTATCAACTCAAAATAAGATTTGATACTTAACGACAAAACCGCTAAGGGTGGGTCAATTTTAAATTACCGTTGACATTAGTGAGTTCAACGCTTATTGACTCGCCAAATATTTACTACGAAACGCCCATAAAAATGTTAATCTCTCTCTGAATTTTTAACCTGGAGGGTAGTATGAACCCTGACTTTATAAATGCCACGATAGGTGGCGTAATGATTGCCTTCTCTGTGATTATTATGATGAGCTTGTTAGGCAAAGTGACGGGGATAAGCGGCATTATATGGCAAAGCATTAAGTTTGATAGTGCTGAGCCGGGTAGACTCTGGCGGCCTGCGTTTATTGTTGGCCTAATTATTGGCCCATTGTTGGTTCATTTCTTGTTGGGTTGGGAGTTTCCGGCTCCTCAGAGTGATAATGTTTGGCTTATTATCGTCTCAGGATTATTGGTTGGGGCTGGTACTCAGTTGGGCTCTGGCTGTACT includes these proteins:
- a CDS encoding YeeE/YedE family protein, encoding MNPDFINATIGGVMIAFSVIIMMSLLGKVTGISGIIWQSIKFDSAEPGRLWRPAFIVGLIIGPLLVHFLLGWEFPAPQSDNVWLIIVSGLLVGAGTQLGSGCTSGHGICGIGRFSSRSIVATVTFMAAGILTVAIVNAL